The following proteins are encoded in a genomic region of Candidatus Hydrogenedentota bacterium:
- the srlD gene encoding sorbitol-6-phosphate dehydrogenase: MSNTSTNELSLKKAIVTGGAQGLGAAICQALAEAGCTVALWDLNEEAAHATAKALCDSTGQAVHARRVDVTDAEAVRAAVDAACSIMGGLDIMVCNAGILISGDSITLDPAAWRKVIEVDLTGYFWCAREAARVMLTGGGGGSIIQINSKSGKKGSFKNAAYATAKFGGIGLTQSLALEFADRGIRVNAICPGNLLNSPLWTESLFKQYAQNQGITEAAVRQKYIDQVPMKRPCEYEDVTRVVLFLAGDGAAYMTGQAINVTGGQEMR; the protein is encoded by the coding sequence ATGAGCAACACGTCAACAAATGAACTGAGCCTTAAGAAAGCCATTGTGACGGGAGGAGCACAAGGACTGGGCGCCGCCATCTGCCAAGCCCTGGCGGAAGCGGGCTGTACGGTGGCGCTTTGGGATCTCAACGAGGAGGCGGCGCACGCAACGGCGAAGGCGCTCTGCGACAGTACCGGGCAAGCGGTACATGCCAGAAGGGTAGATGTCACCGATGCCGAGGCAGTACGCGCCGCTGTCGACGCAGCCTGCAGCATCATGGGCGGGCTGGATATTATGGTCTGTAATGCGGGAATACTCATTTCCGGTGATTCCATTACCCTGGATCCTGCAGCCTGGCGTAAGGTCATTGAAGTGGATCTGACAGGTTATTTCTGGTGCGCCCGTGAGGCAGCCCGCGTCATGCTGACCGGGGGCGGCGGCGGCTCCATTATCCAGATCAACTCGAAATCGGGGAAAAAGGGCAGTTTTAAGAATGCCGCCTACGCGACGGCAAAATTTGGCGGTATTGGTCTTACGCAAAGTCTCGCCCTCGAATTCGCAGACCGGGGGATCCGTGTAAACGCCATTTGCCCCGGCAATTTATTGAACTCACCCCTGTGGACAGAAAGCCTTTTTAAACAATATGCCCAAAATCAAGGGATCACGGAGGCGGCGGTACGGCAGAAGTATATTGATCAGGTGCCCATGAAACGCCCCTGTGAATACGAGGACGTGACGCGCGTGGTCCTGTTCCTCGCCGGAGACGGCGCAGCCTATATGACGGGGCAGGCGATTAACGTCACCGGCGGCCAGGAAATGCGCTAA